Within the Paenibacillus sp. AN1007 genome, the region ATGACGGGGATCAGTGAATCCAGGATTTCCTTGACGGCTTGATGGAATTCATTCTCATTCGGATTTCTCGCGATAACCGACTCATAGACGGAATGAACATACGCTGCGGCAGCAGCTTTTGATGACGTTGAAGTTTCTTTTGTAATCGTGGACACTTTTTCAATGCACTCCTTTATCGTGTTAAAGTCTGCAGATACCTATTTGTACAAATTGCATAAAAGTTTGTAGTTAAATATACAGGAAAGAAAATAAAAATACGAGACAAAAATCCATAAAATGTTTTTTATGAGGCAATTAAAATGTTCTATGGACCTATCATTAAATGTAAAGAATATCGTTAATTTTTGGATAATAGTCCCAAGATATAGAATAAAACCGCAAGTTAGCCGAATAGATTGGATTAATAAATTCATTTTGGTAAGATGGTAGGGAGGGCTCAACAACTTTGGGCTCTTTTATATATACGAAGGAGGACAACAGGATGATAAGTAACAAGAATCGAATCAACGTGGAGAACAAGGCGTGTATAGGAGGTGAAATCTACTATGAACCGTAGTACTCCACTTCACAATTGTAGAGAACAGCTGGTAAGTCAGCTATTAACCCTGGGCGAAGAGAAAAGAGCTTTTCTTGACGCTTATTTTGACGTGCGTAATGCCGAGCGTGTGCAGCTGGATAAACAGCTGACAGCTTATACGGAACGAGTGGAGCAGCTGCTCGCCGGACCGGATGAGCTTCTGAATTCCGTCGTGCTGATCGGCAGTCAGATTGAACTGGAGTATGTTGATTTCCATACGTCGGATGCGCTAACCATTGTTATGCCGGAGGAAGCAGACCCGGATGCAGGGCAGATTTCATTCCTTTCTCCTGTAGGACGTCAGCTGCTGCTCGGCAGCAAAGGTGAAATAAGAGCAATCTCTACTCCGTCAGGTTCCATGAGGATTCGAATTGTGGACATTCAGTGGGCTTCCGAGTCGAACAAAGGAAAGGTACAGGAAGCCGGACAGATGGACGACCTGAAACCAAATCCGCAGCAAGGTTTCACTCAAGGAGGTGCGAATCATGCACTTTAAAGAGACGGACCTGCCGGGGATCGGACGCAAATTTTGGCTTCACACCCGCAGCGGAGAACATCTTGTTATCGTGGTTCATAATGATGAGCGGCGTGATCTGTTTCATATGGAATCAGGAGATCAGGCAGAAGAACTGGGAGATATGGTTTCGCTGGTGACGCTTGATGACGATGAAGCAAGGGCTGTAGCAGCGATTGTTGGCGGCATGACGTATAAACCCCAGTTTCAGAACGAGCGGGAAGTGATGCTGGAAGGGCTGCTTATCGAATGGCTTCGCATTGAACCCCATGCTGCCTGTGTCGGAAAGACAATCGGGGAATTGAATATCCGGCAGGTAACCGGTGTGGCAATTCTGGCGGCCATCGACAAAGAGAAGGAAAAACAATTTAATCCGGGACCAGAGTACGTGTTTACCAGTGGGGCAACGATCGTTGTTGCGGGTGAACGTGATCAGCTCAAGCAGCTTAAGCAATGGTTGACCGATGGACGGATGTAGCGTATGGATATGCTCATATTCGAAGTGGGGGTTGCCGTTGCGCTAATTACGCTTACAGGATTAATATCTACACGACTACGATTTTCGGTTATTCCATTTTACATTCTAATCGGTATGGCTGTTGGACCGCATGCACCACAGTTTGGCATTGTGGATTTACGATTTATCGAAAGCTCGTCTTTTATCGAATTTATGGGCAGGCTGGGAATCTTATTTTTATTGTTTTATCTGGGATTGGAGTTCTCGGTTTCCCGGTTATTAAAATCGGGTAAAGCGATTCTTACCGGTGGTATATTCTATGTCGGTCTTAATTTTGTCTCAGGCCTGCTGCTCGGCTGGTTCATGAATCTGCCGCTTCAGGAGACGATGGTCGTATGCGGGATCATGACCAGCTCGTCTACGGCCATTGTTGCCAAAGTACTCGTGGATTTGAAGCGGACTGCGAATCCCGAGACAGAGATTATTATGGGTATGATTATGTTTGACGACTTGTTTATTGCTATTCATATTTCCATTCTGACCGGTCTTGTGCTTAGCGGGGCAACTTCGTTTGGAAGTGTACTGCTCGTATCTTTATCTGCTTTGCTGTTTATTGTGCTGTTCCTGATTATTGGCAGGAAGAGTATTAAATATATTGATAAGGCACTTAATATCAAGTCATCGGAGTTATTTCTGCTCACGATTATGACACTGCTGTTCCTGGTGGCGGGTTTCTCGGAGACGCTGCATGTTGCTGAAGCCATCGGAGCGTTAATGATTGGACTTGTTCTCGGTGAGTCCAGACATGTCAGCCGAATTGAACAGCATATTATGCCGTTCAAAGACTTTTTTGGTGCCATATTTTTCTTCAGCTTTGGCCTGACGATTGAGCCATCGACCCTCGGCGGAGCTGTAGGGATGACGGTGATTGCTGTTATTCTGACGATTCTGAGCAACTTTGGTGCGGGCATGATTGCAGGTAAAATGGCTGGGGTATCGAACAAAGCCTCTTTGAATGTTGGTTTTACACTGGTGTCCCGGGGCGAATTCTCGATTATCATGGCCAACATCGGCAAGGCCGGGGGACTTATGGCCTCCATTCAATCCTTCGCCGTGTTATACGTGCTGATACTGGCTGTACTGGGGCCTATTTTGACAAAAGAGTCTCCTAAGCTCTATGCACGTTATGAACGATTCAGGAATCGGACGAAACGTAAAGAGACGGGATAAGCGGGGAATAAATGCTGTTCAAAGATATAAGAGATCTAGAATAGATATACAAAGTGACAAAGATATGAAGATATGAAGAGCAGCAAGATATACAAGAAAGTGAGACGGAATTACAGATATACATGTTCTATATTATAGACATGGTAGGATGGTATCCAATGTGATCCAGGGCAAGAGAGAGGCGTCGTACACTGCTGGAGAATGAATTTTCTCCCGGTTGCGGCGCTTTTTTTATGTGATAAAGCAGGACTTTGGATGTGATTTACCAGAAAAACATTTAAATATTTTATTATTTATGTAAAATAATGTTCTACATTGTCTATGACAATGTAGAAATATATTTTGTATCACAGCCACAATGATAAGGAGGAATCACACTATGAGCAGGAAAAGTAGATTCCAGCGTTTCGGATGGTCTGCCGCAGGTATGCTGCTTGGTCTTATCTTATTTGCGCTCCCAGCATCTGCAGCCTGGAATGATACATATCAAGGATACGCCACCTATACGGGCTCCGGTTACTCAGGTGGTGCTGTGCTGCTTGATCCGATTCCGGCAGACATGAAGATTACAGCACTCAATCCGTATCAGCTCAATTATAACGGGGTCAAAGCAGCTTTAGCTGGAGCCTATCTGGAAGTTCAGGGACCCAAAGGCAAAACTGTAGTATATGTAACGGATCTGTACCCGGAAGGAGCCAGTGGAGCACTGGACCTTTCGCCTAACGCGTTTAACCAGATCGGCGATCCCCAAGCCGGGAAGATCGATGTCAGCTGGAAGGTTGTCAAAGCTCCGATTGAAGGGAATGTATCTTACCGGATCAAGGAAGGCAGCAGTCAGTGGTGGGCAGCCATTCAGGTCCGCAATCATAAATATCCGGTGCTGAAGTTTGAAGTGAAACAGAAGGACGGTTCATGGCTTAGTCTGGAGAAACAAGATTATAACCATTTCCTTGGCACCGGGCTGGGTAAGGAGAAATTAAGTATTCGGATCACCGATATTCGTGGTAAAGTGGTGTATGACACCATTCCGGCTCTGCCGAATGATGGATCGGGTGGTGCAGCCATTGTACCGGGTCACGTACAGTTCCCGGATTAATGGATATGCGGCATAAAATAAGGATGATCATAGATGAATCTTAAAGTCGTACATCGTACGGCTTTTTTTGATGCAGAAAAAGGAGCGCACATATGCGAGATGATTCGCCTTCCTATAAAACAGCACATTGATATTGGAAGGTCAAGTAAACCGATGAATGGGGTAATCATAAATAGAGAAGAGTATGAGAATAACCCATCACAAGTCACTCCATTTCTTAGAAAAGGCAGGGATTTTATATGAAAGCAATTGTGATTGAAGCATTTGGCGGACCGGAACAATTAAAAGAAAAGGAAGTGCAGAAGCCGGCATGCGGTGTGAATCAGGTATTGATCCGCACACATGCAGCGTCTGTGAATCCAGTTGACTTCAAAATAAGACAAGGTCATCTGAAGGAGGCAGCAGATCAGCTGCCAATGATTCTGGGTGGTGACGTGGCAGGTACTGTAGTCCAAGCAGGATCGAACGTTACCCGTTTCAGAGAAGGGGATCGTGTATTTGCCCGCCCGCGTCAATTCGGAACCTATGCGGAATACGTTGCTGTAGATGCAGATATTGTGGCCCGCATTCCTGAGCAGCTGAGCTTTGAAGAGGCGGCGGCCATTCCGCTCGCTGCAATGACAGCTTGGCAGGCGCTGGTTGATCATGGTCGTTTGGGCAAAGGTCAGAAGGTTCTCATTCATGCAGGTGCGGGTGGAGTAGGGACTTATGCGATCCAGATCGCCAAATCTTTGGGTGCTGAAGTGGCTTCTACCGCGAGTGCAGGGAATGAAGATTTATTACGCTCGCTCGGTGTGGACCATTTCATTAACTACAAAGAACAGGACTTCTCTCAAGTTCTCTCCGATTACGATGTTGTATTGGATACGATGGGTGGCGACATCCAGCGGAACAGCTTCAAGGTATTGAAATCTGGCGGGCGTCTAATCTCTCTTGTGGAACAGCCGGATGAAGAGCTGGCGAAGGAAGAGGGTGTAACGGGCAGCGTGTTTATGATGGAGCCGAAGGGAGACCAGCTTGAACAGTTGGCTGAGCTTGCTGCGGATGGGAAGCTGAGATCGATTATTGATGGAACATATCCACTGACTGAACAGGGCCTGCGTGATGCTCACGAAAAAAGTGAATCGCATCATACACGGGGCAAACTGGTTATAACCGCAAATTAGTTTAATCAAATTACATGAATCACACGCCGTTCTCCACACAGAGAACGGTTTTTCTCTGCTTTTCGCTGTAAGCAGCCTGCTGCACAGCGTAATTTTGCTTGCTGCGGCGGAGAATCAGTCTTATCATGCACTCCCTCTCTACGAAAAGAAAATCATTATGTTCACCAATACGCAGCATTGAGATATAATAGGAGAAATTTATTCCATTCTGCATATGAGGTGAAACAGATGACGAACGAACTTATTCAAGCCATTCAGGTGTTAAAAGAAAAAAAATGGGTAGATCTTACCCATACTTTCGGCCCGGAATCTCCGCATTTCTCTGCTTTTGATGCTGCGCAGTTCGATACACTGTTTAACCATGATCAGGGATTCTTCGCCCAAAGCTTCAAGTTCCCGGGTCAATACGGCACTCATCTGGATGCGCCAATCCATTTCGTGCGTGATACACGCTACCTGGATGAGTTGGGACTCAAGGAGCTTGTGCTGCCTCTCGTCGTCATTGATCAGTCCGAGGCTGTGAAGAACAATCCCGACTTTGCCTTGGAAGTGGAGCACATTGTTGAATTTGAGAAAGAGCATGGCAGAATCGAAGCAGACAGCTTCGTGGCGCTCCGAACCGATTGGAGCAAACGCTGGCCGAACCATCAAGATTTTGACAACAAAGATGCTGACGGGAACAACCATGCGCCGGGATGGTCTGTAGCGGCGTTAACATTTCTGTTCGAGGAACGGAACATTAAAGCGATCGGCCATGAAACGTTTGATACGGATGCTGCAGTCGATTATCAGAAAAATGGGGCTCTATTAGCCGAGTATTATGTGCTTGCTCAGGATACATATCAAGTAGAACTGTTAACGAATCTGGATCAGGTTCCAGCGAAAGGCGCCGTAATCTTCAATATCGTTCCGAAAGCGGAAAAAGCATCCGGATTTCCCGTGCGGTCATTTGCCATTCTGCCCTAATTGTGCATCGATACCAAGCTGTAGTAAATATATGTAGTGAATCAGGGGAGGCTTGTTTGGCCTCCTCTTTCAGTTATGAACGATAAACTCTATTTACTCATGATTCGAAGAGGAATCGGAGCCGAATCGCTCCGAAATACTTTTCTGAATTTTCCGCCGCCGCAACCACCGCTTGAATACACCTTCATCTTTGCGTTCCTGCAATGTTTCCTTCATGCCCTGAATCATGAACTCCGATCGGCGTCTGTCATCACGGCTGATTTTGCGTAATTCCTTAATAAATTTGTCATCCATCATATTATGCCTCGCTCATTCAGTATATAAGCATATTATACCGAACATACGTTCTTTTATCAAGTTTTACCATCTGGACAGGTTCTTGTACTGCTGCTGGTGAGAAGGAGCACAGGATAATGTCTCGGTTTGTGAGAGAATGGGATCACAAGGTGTACGGTTTATCAGTCGGGTAACCAATTTAAAATGGAATAGAAGGGGGCACTCTCATATGACGCAGCGCACAACTCCATCATATCTGCTTGCAGCAATGCATGGTTTGCTTGGAATAGGGGCAGTCGCCGGAGGGTTAATGCTGATGATAGATCCATCTGGGAAAATGCTGAACATACCTGCTTCACTGCTGGAAAAATCCCCTTTCACTCATTTTTTAATTCCTGGAATGATCCTGTTTCTGATGCTCGGCGTACTTCCCCTGCTGATTTGTGCTGCTCTCTTACGTCGCTGGTATACCTTGTGAGCAGTGGAGAAGGTGTACTTTGATGAGAACATTAGACATTCTTTTTATATTGACAAAGAAACGTTTGGTCTGCATACTTACGATATAAACTTTATAAAGTGCATTAATTAAGTTATGACAGACACATTATGAAAGGAGATCTGCTGTTGACAACCTGGTTTTTAATTATCATCTACTTGGCATTTATCAGTTTGGGGCTCCCGGATTCTCTTTTGGGTTCGTCATGGCCGGTCATATGGCCTGAGATTGAATCTTCGGTTGGCGCTGCAGGCCTGGTCTCTATGATTACTGCTGCTGGAACCATCGTCTCGAGTCTCGCCAGCGGATATATGGTCCGCAAATTGGGCACAGGCAGTATTACCTTATTAAGCTGTTTGCTCACTGCGGTTTCCCTGCTTGGATTCTCCATAGCCCCTTCTCTGGTTTGGTTCATTATATTGGCTGTCCCGCTTGGACTAGGTGCAGGTGCGGTGGATGCGGCGCTGAATCATTATGTGGCAGAGCACTACGGGCCCCATCATATGAACTGGCTGCATTGTTTCTGGGGTGTAGGTGCAGCGACGGGGCCCTTCATCATGGCAGCATCTATTACGGGTCAGCATTCCTGGAGAGGCGGCTACACAGCCGTTGCCCTTATTCAATTCGGTCTCGTAGTGGTGCTTCTGCTGACCCTGCCATTGTGGAAACGTGTGGCGGCGACCCGCTCAAAGCCGGACCTGCCGAGCATCAAGCCAAGGGAGGAAATGGACAAAGTTTTACCGACTAAGCTCCTGAATATAAAAGGGGTTAGACCTACCCTTGTTGTTTTTATGCTCTATTGCGGCGTTGAAATGACTGTTGGGCTGTGGGGAGCCAGCTATCTCGTCGGCACAAGAAATGTATCTGCAGAAACGGCTGCCAGCTGGATATCGCTCTATTATGGGGGGATCACGTTAGGAAGGTTAATTACGGGCTTTATTACATTAAAGATCTCTAATCTCCTGCTCATCCGCTTCGGTCAATGGACGACGATCGCCGGCGGCATTGTTCTGCTGCTTCCCCTGCCTCCGGTGTTCGCTGCAGGTGGACTAATACTGATCGGCCTCGGTCTGGCTCCAATCTATCCCGGACTTCTGCATGAAACTCCCACCCGGTTCGGTAAAGGGAGTGCAGCCAGACTCATGGGTTACCAGATGGCGGTTGCTTATACCGGAACTACGCTGCTTCCGCCGCTGTTTGGACTGCTGGCATCGCATACAGGAACGGCCTCTTTTCCAATGGTTGTCCTGGTCATGTTTGTTCTGATGCTGATCTGTGCAGAGACGGTTAACCGTTTAATCGTGAAACCACAGCAAGCAGGGAGGTGAGAAGGATGGCTTATGTCATTATGGCCTTCATTATCTGGGCAGGTGTTTATGTGAATATGGCCTTGTCCAAAGAACCGATGGAGGTACAACCTGTACGATCCATAAAGGATCTGTTTGAATGAGCGTTATGTGTTGAAGCGTTGTATTATGTTATGATATGAAAAGGAATATATAACATGAATACGATTGCTTTGGTCTTTTGAACCGGGCTGGAAACGAGAGGCATATGAGAAAAGCTAATGCTACAATGATGAAACACATCAATATGAATAATGTGCGTGAAGTCATGCAGCAGATCGGAACTGCAACGAAACCACAGCTCGCTTCGTTAACCAGTCTCAGCGTGGTCACAATTAACGCACTGATTCAGGAGTTATGCGACGGTGGAGAACTGATTCAGGATAAAATCGTGCCTTCCAATGGCGGTCGTCCTGCCCAGGCATATCGATATAATTTTAACTATAAGCTCGCGCTTGTTCTGTCCATGAAAGAGATGAGAGGTCAGCAGTTAATCTCGGCCTCGGTAATTAATCTTGAGAATGAGGTTGTAATGAAGGAAGAGAGCCTCCTGCCTGTTTTTGATAAAGAGCATGTGCTGCATCTCATTGCACGTTTCACAGCAGCAAATCCTTCCATCCAGATGATCGGCATGGGAATCCCGGGGCAGGCCGTAGATGGGGACATTACCGTGAGCAGTCATGAGGAGCTTATTCACTCCCAATTGATTCGGGAGATTGAGGATAAGTTCCAGATGAAAGTACTCGTAGAGAATGATGTGAATGCCGCGATCAGCGGATATTGTACACAGCATGCCAATCTTCAGGAGCAGAGTGTGGCAGGCATTTATTTTCCGCATCGTTATCCGCCAGGTATGGGGATGGTGCTGAACGGACAGATCATTCGTGGCAAAAATGGCATGTTTGGAGAGATCAAGTATCTTCCGTACTCCCCTGATTGGAAGCAGGAAATGAGTAAGAAGGATTTTATAAACCAGGTATGCCGGACGCTGCACACGGTTAATGCCGTTGCGGCCCCACATCAGATTGTAGTCTATCAGGAACGGGTGGAGAAACAAGAATTGGACTTGGCATGGAGACAGTACACCGAAGAACACACGATGCCGACTCTGCCGGAGATCGTTCATCAGGACGCGTTCCAGGATGATTTTAATACGGGATTAAAAGAAATGGTTCTTCAAACGTTGAAGTCTTCCATTTTATCGGATGCTTTATGATCCGCAGAACGAGTTCTGTGGATTTTTTTGCACTGCAGGAACCGAAAATGAGCTTACGAAAACCCGTTGTTGACATGGAACCAGTTACAAGGAGTACGATCATATCATGAGAGAGACGCCATCTGCACACTTATTAAATATAATTTATAAAGATAAATTATAAAGTGGTGAATGAGCAGGAAGAAACGATTGGTATTACGCTCTCTGTCTGCATCTTTAATTCAATTGGAGGGACACATGATGGATCTGCAGGAACAAGGAATAGATGAGGAGAAGCACAATGCGTGAAGAAGAGAGAATGATGAAGGGCATGTTATTTAATCCGGCTGACCCGGACTTAAAGACAGTAAAGCGGCGGGCTCACGATCTCAGCCAGCGTTACAGTCAGACCTTTGAGGAGCAGACGGAGGAAAGACAGCAGATATTACAGCGGTTGGTGGGGGAAATGGGGGAGGGCGGATATATACAAGGCCCCATATTCTTTCATTACGGCGTGCATACCCGGATTGGCCGCCGCTTCTTCGGTAATTACAATCTGACTATACAGGATGATGCGCAGGTGACGATCGGAGATTACACCAGCTTTGGGCCCAACGTCACCATCGTGACGCCTGTTCATCCTTTGATCGCAAGTGAGCGGAGACAGATGCTGGATCAGCATGGCGAATTGAAATCACTCTGTTACGCCAAACCTGTTACGATTGGTAACGATGTATGGCTGTCCGCGAATGTTACCGTGTGCGGGGGTGTAACCATTGGTGACGGCTGTGTCATTGGAGCAGGCAGTGTGGTTACACGTGATATTCCGCCGCATTCGCTTGCAGCAGGTGTGCCGTGCAGAGTCATGCGCAGCATTACCGAAGCGGACAGCATGCGGAATTACCCCGATATTTTGGCGGACTGCCAAGTGCCGGAATCATAGGAAAAAGGGTGCCACCAGGATCAGTAGAAGATTGATCGGCGGCACCCTTTTGCGTTCAGGTGTTTATTTTGATGTGTTATAGCTGCTCAGGAATTGTTTCACTTTGGCCGGATCAGCTTTCAGTTCGTTTCCGGTTTGAACAAGCGGGCTTACGGTGGAGTAAGCTTTGAGTTTGTTATTTTTGTAGAACTGCAGAATCTCATCCTGATTAATGGAATACAGTACCGCTTTTCTCAGATCACTGCTCTTGGCCACTTCTCGGTTAGCTGTGTTGAACAGCAGATAGGATACGGCATTGCTCGGAATGCTCTGCAGCTGCAGTTTGCTGTCATTCTGGATAATATCATTTTTGGTCTCAGACACCCCGTAGTACAGGTGGATTTCACTGCTGCGAAGCGCAGACAGGGCACTGTCCGGATCAGCGATGAAGCGTACATTAACCTGATCAATCTTCGGAGCGAAGTCCGAACCTTTACGGTATCCCGGGTTTTTCAGAAAGACGCCTTCGTAGTCATTTTTATAAGAAAGGATATAAGGGCCGCTGGTATAAAGTGTGTTGTTATAGCCTGCACCTTCGGTTACGGTATTTTGGTCACCATAAGGAATATCCTTGTTCACATCGAAGGATGCGACATCATATGTGTTGATGCTTTCCACTTGTTTCTTGGATACGATTCCTGCGGATTGGTGGGCCAGATAGTTCAGCACCTGCGGGAACGGTTCAGTGGTGGTCACTTTAACCACCTGGTATTTGCCCGCACCGTTATTGGCTTGTGTTTTATCGCTGACAAGTTCCTTGATATCGCTATCCAGTCCTTGATTCAGAGCTTCGAGCACGGACCCGCTGCCCCCGGATTGTTTAACGGATTCCAAGGCGTTCAAGTCGGTAACCAGCTCTGCCTGCTTGATATGTTCGTGCAGACTGTATGTGCGGTGATCTGGAACGGAGTCTTTATTTCTGGCACGGTCGAGAGAGAAGATCACGTCATCCGCACCTACGCGTTCGCCGGTATCTACTGCTTTCTTGTTCTCAATTTTGGCAAAATTGATGTCGTCACGCAGAACAAAATAGTAATCGGAATTTCCGTCAGCAATTGTGAAATTTCGTGAAAGTGACCCGTCAGCCGTCAGTTGATCATCATCCGTCAAGTTGACGAGACGAACATACAGATTGGTATTAATCTGGTTAATTGAACCATCGTTTCCTTTGATCGGGTCAAGGGAAGTCAGTACGGATGCAGCTTGGGTCAAAATCAATGGATCTTTGCTGTTTTTGGTGCTGTCCTTGAACTCAATCGGCTCCCATGCCAGCGCACGGGATTTGGACAGGCGAACCGTATCGACATTCAGTATGTCTTTGTTTACAGCCTGACTTTTCATAGAGATATACAGCGGAGCGATATATGCCTGATCGGTAACCAGACGGTCTTCCAGCTGTTTATACGTATTTTTGTACGCTTCAGGTGTTTGGGTGGCAGCCTGATCGATGAGCTTGTCGATTTCTTTATCCGCAACGATGCTGTAATCTCCGCCTGTTTTGAAAAGGGAGCGCACCGCATAGTCCGGATTGCCCGTTACCGTTGTCCAGCTGGACAATGCGATATCGTAGTTGCCTGCATCCTGCTGAGATTTGAAGCTGCCGTAATCCGGCTGCAGATTCAACTTCACATTGAAGCCATTTTTGGTCAGTTGGTCGCGGACAATGTTGACATCGCTCTCGGAAGAACTCATGGCAAGCAGCTCGATGTCCACTGCTTTAGGAGCAGTCTGGTCGGTATCGGACGGTTTGTTCTGCTCCTGAGATTCCGTTTTTGTTTTTACACTGCAGCCGGAGATCACAAGCACGAGAATCAGCAGCAGGGTGACAAGTGTACGTTTTTTCATGGGAATACCTCCATTGTATCAATAGATGTGATGTATGATTTTTCTATGGAAATTGAACTAAGAGGTTTACACGGAGCACTCCGATGACAGAGTAACCTGTAGAGTAGCGGTTAACCAGATTTTTTTGATTCCTTTTCGAAAGAGGAAAATCCGGTGATAAAGGCGTGGCATATGCTTCCGATGTAGCTTTCTTGCAGAAAGCTTTTAGCTCCGCTTTTCCAGGTTTTTTCTGTCCTCTCCGTTTCTGTGTAAAAGAATAGTTCAACTTTTAAAATCATGTAAATTAAAATCGATCCGTCACGCTTTCTCCAGTTTGGGATCCAGTGCATCCCGCAAT harbors:
- a CDS encoding cyclase family protein; this translates as MTNELIQAIQVLKEKKWVDLTHTFGPESPHFSAFDAAQFDTLFNHDQGFFAQSFKFPGQYGTHLDAPIHFVRDTRYLDELGLKELVLPLVVIDQSEAVKNNPDFALEVEHIVEFEKEHGRIEADSFVALRTDWSKRWPNHQDFDNKDADGNNHAPGWSVAALTFLFEERNIKAIGHETFDTDAAVDYQKNGALLAEYYVLAQDTYQVELLTNLDQVPAKGAVIFNIVPKAEKASGFPVRSFAILP
- a CDS encoding sugar O-acetyltransferase encodes the protein MREEERMMKGMLFNPADPDLKTVKRRAHDLSQRYSQTFEEQTEERQQILQRLVGEMGEGGYIQGPIFFHYGVHTRIGRRFFGNYNLTIQDDAQVTIGDYTSFGPNVTIVTPVHPLIASERRQMLDQHGELKSLCYAKPVTIGNDVWLSANVTVCGGVTIGDGCVIGAGSVVTRDIPPHSLAAGVPCRVMRSITEADSMRNYPDILADCQVPES
- a CDS encoding NADP-dependent oxidoreductase — protein: MKAIVIEAFGGPEQLKEKEVQKPACGVNQVLIRTHAASVNPVDFKIRQGHLKEAADQLPMILGGDVAGTVVQAGSNVTRFREGDRVFARPRQFGTYAEYVAVDADIVARIPEQLSFEEAAAIPLAAMTAWQALVDHGRLGKGQKVLIHAGAGGVGTYAIQIAKSLGAEVASTASAGNEDLLRSLGVDHFINYKEQDFSQVLSDYDVVLDTMGGDIQRNSFKVLKSGGRLISLVEQPDEELAKEEGVTGSVFMMEPKGDQLEQLAELAADGKLRSIIDGTYPLTEQGLRDAHEKSESHHTRGKLVITAN
- a CDS encoding MFS transporter → MTTWFLIIIYLAFISLGLPDSLLGSSWPVIWPEIESSVGAAGLVSMITAAGTIVSSLASGYMVRKLGTGSITLLSCLLTAVSLLGFSIAPSLVWFIILAVPLGLGAGAVDAALNHYVAEHYGPHHMNWLHCFWGVGAATGPFIMAASITGQHSWRGGYTAVALIQFGLVVVLLLTLPLWKRVAATRSKPDLPSIKPREEMDKVLPTKLLNIKGVRPTLVVFMLYCGVEMTVGLWGASYLVGTRNVSAETAASWISLYYGGITLGRLITGFITLKISNLLLIRFGQWTTIAGGIVLLLPLPPVFAAGGLILIGLGLAPIYPGLLHETPTRFGKGSAARLMGYQMAVAYTGTTLLPPLFGLLASHTGTASFPMVVLVMFVLMLICAETVNRLIVKPQQAGR
- a CDS encoding GreA/GreB family elongation factor, with protein sequence MNRSTPLHNCREQLVSQLLTLGEEKRAFLDAYFDVRNAERVQLDKQLTAYTERVEQLLAGPDELLNSVVLIGSQIELEYVDFHTSDALTIVMPEEADPDAGQISFLSPVGRQLLLGSKGEIRAISTPSGSMRIRIVDIQWASESNKGKVQEAGQMDDLKPNPQQGFTQGGANHAL
- a CDS encoding ROK family protein — its product is MRKANATMMKHINMNNVREVMQQIGTATKPQLASLTSLSVVTINALIQELCDGGELIQDKIVPSNGGRPAQAYRYNFNYKLALVLSMKEMRGQQLISASVINLENEVVMKEESLLPVFDKEHVLHLIARFTAANPSIQMIGMGIPGQAVDGDITVSSHEELIHSQLIREIEDKFQMKVLVENDVNAAISGYCTQHANLQEQSVAGIYFPHRYPPGMGMVLNGQIIRGKNGMFGEIKYLPYSPDWKQEMSKKDFINQVCRTLHTVNAVAAPHQIVVYQERVEKQELDLAWRQYTEEHTMPTLPEIVHQDAFQDDFNTGLKEMVLQTLKSSILSDAL
- a CDS encoding cation:proton antiporter, which gives rise to MDMLIFEVGVAVALITLTGLISTRLRFSVIPFYILIGMAVGPHAPQFGIVDLRFIESSSFIEFMGRLGILFLLFYLGLEFSVSRLLKSGKAILTGGIFYVGLNFVSGLLLGWFMNLPLQETMVVCGIMTSSSTAIVAKVLVDLKRTANPETEIIMGMIMFDDLFIAIHISILTGLVLSGATSFGSVLLVSLSALLFIVLFLIIGRKSIKYIDKALNIKSSELFLLTIMTLLFLVAGFSETLHVAEAIGALMIGLVLGESRHVSRIEQHIMPFKDFFGAIFFFSFGLTIEPSTLGGAVGMTVIAVILTILSNFGAGMIAGKMAGVSNKASLNVGFTLVSRGEFSIIMANIGKAGGLMASIQSFAVLYVLILAVLGPILTKESPKLYARYERFRNRTKRKETG
- a CDS encoding expansin EXLX1 family cellulose-binding protein, coding for MSRKSRFQRFGWSAAGMLLGLILFALPASAAWNDTYQGYATYTGSGYSGGAVLLDPIPADMKITALNPYQLNYNGVKAALAGAYLEVQGPKGKTVVYVTDLYPEGASGALDLSPNAFNQIGDPQAGKIDVSWKVVKAPIEGNVSYRIKEGSSQWWAAIQVRNHKYPVLKFEVKQKDGSWLSLEKQDYNHFLGTGLGKEKLSIRITDIRGKVVYDTIPALPNDGSGGAAIVPGHVQFPD
- a CDS encoding cation:proton antiporter regulatory subunit, which translates into the protein MHFKETDLPGIGRKFWLHTRSGEHLVIVVHNDERRDLFHMESGDQAEELGDMVSLVTLDDDEARAVAAIVGGMTYKPQFQNEREVMLEGLLIEWLRIEPHAACVGKTIGELNIRQVTGVAILAAIDKEKEKQFNPGPEYVFTSGATIVVAGERDQLKQLKQWLTDGRM